The DNA segment TAGATGATCGAGAAATCGAGCCCCATTTCGTCGAGCCGCTCATGCATCAGCGCGGGCAGCGAGCTGGTCGCACGGTCGAGCGTATTGCGGGTCGGATGCGCCCACCAGTTGGGACGCATCGCGCGCTGCGCGCGCCGCTCGGCGGGCGAGAGTTGATGCCAGCCGAAATGGAAGCCGATATCCGGCGAGCGTTTGAAGCGCTCGACCATCGCGATGCCGCCGAGCGCGGCCAGATGGTCGAAGAAGAGCGGCTCGAACTCGGCCGCGTGTCCGTCGGTGTCTATTATCGGGTGGCCCAGGCGCGCGCGAATCGCGGCCGAGCGGCTGGCGGCCTGCGGTGCTGCATCCATCGCGGCTTACCTCCAAGGCGGCCGCAAGTTGCGCCGGCCGAACCGCTCTCAGGCGTGAGTAGCGGTTCCTAGCGCGCGAAAGTTCCGACCAACTCGGCCTCGGCCCTGACGTGCCGTCGGCTGGCGGCCTCGACCTCGTCCGCGGTGGCTCCGGGCTGCAAGTCGAGCCGCGTGTCGAGCGCCATCAGCCGGAAGTGGTAGTGATGGGCGGGACCGGGGGGCGGGCACGGACCCATGTAGCCGAGTTTGCCCAAGGTGTTGTTTCCTTGCAGCGCGCCGTCGGCGAGCCTTGCGGTCTGCGGCACACCGGCCTCCAAACCGGAGGCGGTAGCCGGGATATTGTAGATCACCCAGTGGACGAATGTCCCGCTCGGTGCGTCAGGATCCTTGACGATGAGCGCTAAAGTCTTAGCGCTGGCGGGAACTCCCTGCCAGCGAAGCGGCGGCGAGCCGGCGACAGAGCTTTTGCACGTGTATTGCTCTGGAATCGGTCCTTTGGAGGCAAAAGCCGGGCTGGTGATCGTCAATTCCAATGAGTTTTGCGCGCCTGCTTGCGCGGCGCACAGGCCCGTGACTGTCAGCAGCGAGAAAGCGGCCAGGAGCGGAAAGCATAGAGCTGGCTTTGCGGGCGCGACGCATGGCTTCATATGGTGGATTCCTCGGCGTTGGACACATC comes from the Candidatus Binataceae bacterium genome and includes:
- a CDS encoding YbhB/YbcL family Raf kinase inhibitor-like protein, whose amino-acid sequence is MELTITSPAFASKGPIPEQYTCKSSVAGSPPLRWQGVPASAKTLALIVKDPDAPSGTFVHWVIYNIPATASGLEAGVPQTARLADGALQGNNTLGKLGYMGPCPPPGPAHHYHFRLMALDTRLDLQPGATADEVEAASRRHVRAEAELVGTFAR